The Patescibacteria group bacterium genomic sequence GTCGGCTACGCGCTCGAGCCCCATACCAGCCAGTCTCCTGACGCGGAGATCCTCGTATACGTGCGCCCTGGATACCACGCGGCACTCTCCTCCCAGACCGCCGCCGGCACCGACAACCGGGCTTCGGAGATCCCGTCCTCGGGCCTCACCGCGCTCAACATGAGCGGCAACATCTACATGGCGGGCAACGGAATCCTCGACGTTGGCGCGATTGAGGGCATCGGCGCGCGCTGGTCGGTCGACGCCGATGGGAAATTCGCAACCCAGGCTTCCTACGACGTGGTCATCAAGAGCTACCAGGACGAGGACGTGACCGTGCACGCGGTGCTCGGGCGCGAACACAAGGTGACGCTCGACGGCACAGCGACCCTCGAGAACGGGGTCGCGACGGTCGCGTTCGAGACGGTCGACCCGCTCTTCAACGACATCACGTCGACGACGGCCGACATCCGCGTGTCCGTGACCCCCAACGGCCCCGCCTACCTCTATGTCGTCTCGAAGGACCACAACGGGTTCACGGTGCAGCAGTTGAACGGCAGCGACTCGGGCATCACCTTCGACTGGTTCGTGAGCGCGTATCGGAAGGACTATGAGCCGGAGGTGATTGAGGTTGTTGAGGTGACGGAGGAGATGCCGGTCGAGGAATCGGTCCCGACCGAAGGACCCGTGCCGGAACCGGTCGTCGAAGAACCTGCACCTATCCAGGAGACGGCTCCCGTGACCGACCCGGCACCGACCGAGCCTGCTTCGACGGATTCGCCACTGGTTGAAGAACCGGCGCCAGAACCGCCCCCGACAGATGAAACCCCGACATAGCGTCGGGGTTTTGCTATACTGTGGGGACTATGACGCGCTCCTCCGACCTGTACCTGCGCCTCGCGCGCGGGTTCCTGTATGTCCTGCTCGGGCTGTTGCCGCTGTTCTATCTCCCCGTGAGCCTGGAGCCCTTGGAGGTGAACAAGCAGACACTGCTCGTGCTGCTCACTTCCGCCTCGGCGCTCGCGTGGATCGGATCCATGGTGAGCGCGCGCGCCGTGTCCGTGCGCCGCGGGTGGGTGAACCTGCTGCCCGTGCCGCTCGTCGCCTTCACGCTCCTTTCCGCGGCGTTTTCCTCGGGCCCGTACCTTTCCTGGGTGGGAACCGCGGGACAGGAATACATGAGCGCGCTCTCGGTGCTTGCGTACGCGCTGCTGTGGTTCTTGTGCGCCAACCTGCTCGCGCTTCCCGCGCATAGGCGCACGGCCTTTGCCGTGCTGCTTGGCTCCGGCGCGTTCGCCGGGATCCTGGGCATCCTCGGGATCCTGGGCGTGCGCGCGCTCCCCATCCCCGGCGGGATGCTGGGCAACACCGTGGGGAGCCCCAACGCCTTCGGGATGTACCTCGCCTCGGTCGCCGCGCTCGCCTGCGCCCTGTTCCTCGTGCACCGGGAGTCCGACGCGGTCATGTACCGGGGCCGCAAGGGCGCGTTCCAGCACGCCGCCATCTTCCTTGCCTGCGCCGTCGCATTTCTCGCGCTCATGCTGGTGGATTATGCGCCGGTGTGGGCCGCGCTTGAAGCGGGCGTGCTCGCGCTGTTCGCCCTTTCCATGGCGCGCGCCAAGGACATCGGCCCGGGGAACCGGTTCACGCTCCCGTTCCTCCTGCTGGTATCGAGCGTCCCGTTCCTGCTCGTGTTCGACCGGCCGCTGCCCGCGAAGATCCCCACCGAGGTCACGCCCGACGCCTCCTCCTCATGGGCGGTGGCGCGCGAGACGCTTTCCCATGACGGCGCCTTGCTGGGTTCCGGCCCCGGCACCTTCGTGTACCAGTACGGCCGTTACCGTCCGGAGGAGGTGAACAAGACCGCCTTCTGGAACACGCGGTTCGACCGCGCGAGCAGCTTCGCGTTCACCGTGCTGCCCACCTTCGGCGTGCTCGGGACGCTCGGCTGGGCCGTCGCGCTCTTGGGCTCGCTCGCCTGCGGCATCGGCGCGTTCCTGCGCGCGCGCGAACGGGAACGCCTGGTCGCGCCCTTCGTGCTCGTCCCGCCGCTTGCCGCGCTCCTCATCGCCCTGTGCCTGTACGGCGGCACCCTCACGCTGCTTACGCTGTGCTTCGCGCTCTCGGGGCTCGTCTGCGGCGCCGCGATGCGCGAGGGCCGCGCCGACCTCGACCGCGCCCCGCGCCTCTCGCTCGCGCTCTCGGCCCTGTTGGTGCTCGCGGCCACGGCCATCGCCACGGGGCTGTTCGGGAGCCTCATCCGGTACGCCTCGGAGGCCGCGTTCGCGCATGCCGTGCGCCTTGACCGCGCCGACGCCCCCATGAAGGAGATCGTGGCAAGCCTCGACCGCGCCGCGAGCCTCAACCGCTGGAACGACGTGTTCTACCGCAACCTCGCGCAGGCGTTCCTGCTCATGACCGGCGAGGAGATCAAGGCGCTTTCCGGCGCCGCGACCCCCATGACCGACGAGCAGCGCGCCTACGTGCAGGCGCTCACGGGCGCGGCCGTGAACGCGGGGGTGCGCGCCACCGAGCTCGGGCCCGACAACGCGCTCAACTGGCTCGCGCGCGGGGCGCTCTACCGCGAGTTCATCCCGCTCATCGGGAACGCCGGCGAGCACGCGGTGGAAGCCTACCAGCGGGCGATCGCGCTCGAACCCCTCGACCCGGAGAACCGCACCGAGCTCGGGAAGGCGTTCCTCACGCTCGCCGAGAACAACCGCGCGCTCACGGCCGCCGAGGACAAGGCCGTGGCCGACGAGGCGCTCGCCAAGGTGGCGGGGTACCTGAAGCAGGCCGAGGAGCAGTTTGACAAGGCGATCGCTCTCAAGGCCGATTACGCCCCGGCGCACTACCAGCTCGGCCTCATCTACGAACGCCAGGGGAAGATCGGCGAGGCCGTGGGAAAGATGGAATCCGTGTCGCAGTACAACCCGCTCGACGTGGGCGTGTTCTTCCAGCTCGGGATGCTCTACCTGCGCCGCGGCAGCGAGGGCGACCAGGACCGCGCGGAAAAGGCGTTCCTTTCGGCGATCGCGCTTTCCCCGAGCTATAGCAACGCGCGCTGGTTCCTGGCGAGCATCTACGAGCAGAAGCGCGACCTGCCCAAGGCCATCGAGCAGGTGGGGAAGGTGCTCGAATACAACCCGGACAACCAGCTCGTGAAAGCGAAGCTCGACCGCCTCAAGGCCGGCAAGGTAAGTTCCACCACTCCGGTCCCGCTCACCGACCCCGCGCCCGCGACGCCATGATCGACAAAAAAGCCGCCCGGAGGCGGCTTTTTTGGTGGACCCTAACGGGATCGAACCGTTGACCTCTTCCATGCCATGGAAGCGCTCTACCAGCTGAGCTAAGGGCCCGAACGTGCGGAAAGGATAGCGTCGAATTTGAACCCGGTCAAGGGCTTGGGAGGTTCGACCTGGGAGGTTGAACCTCCCAGGTTGAACCTCGACACGCGACCGTTTCTCCGCTAGCATGCGCCCATTATGCTCAAAGTCGGCATCGTGGGGCTTCCGAACGTCGGCAAGTCCACCCTGTTCAAGACGCTCACCAAGAAGCAGGTTCCCTGCGAGAATTTCCCGTTCTGCACGATCGAGCCCAACGTGGGGATCGTGGAAGTTCCCGACGCGCGGCTCGCGGCGCTTGCCAAGGCGTCGAACACGGCGAAGATCATCTCGGCGGCGATCGAGTTCGTGGATATCGCGGGAATCGTGAAGGGGGCGAGCAAGGGGGAAGGGCTTGGCAACAAGTTCCTCACCAACATCCGCGAGACGGACATGATCTTGCACGTGGTGCGCGCGTTTGCGGACCCGAACGTCCACCACGTGGACGGGGCCGTGGACCCTAAGCGAGACGTGGAGACGATCGAGACCGAGCTCGCGCTCGCGGACATCGAGCTGGTCCAGAAGCGCCTCGACGGGGTGCGCGGCAAGATGAAGTCCGGGCGCACCAAGGAGCTTGAGAAAGAGGAGTCGGCGCTCGCCAAACTGTTTGCCGCGCTCGAGCAGGGGAGGATGGCCAACGCCGTCGAGCTCGACGAAGATGAGGAAAAAGCGGTGAAAGGGCTGCTATTGCTCACGCGCAAGCCCATCCTCTTTGTCTTGAACGTTGATGAGAAAGCGGCGGCGGATTCGTCCTGGACGAGCCCGCTCGGTCCGGAGCGCCTGTCCATTCCCATCAGCGTGAAGATCGAGAGCGAGATCATGGAGATGCCGGTCGAGGACCAAAAGGCCTTCCTGACCGAACTCGGATTGTCGATGAGCGGCCTCGACCGCGTGATCGCCAAGTGCTACTCGATGCTCGGGCTCATCACCTACTTCACGTCAGGGGAGAAAGAGACGCGCGCCTGGACGATCCCCGTGGGGACGAAGGCCCCGCAGGCGGCCGGCGTGATCCACACCGATTTCGAAAAGAATTTCATCCGAGCCGAGGTCACCGATTGGAAGGATTTCGTCGCGCTCGGCGAAAGCGGCGCGCGCGACGCGGGAAAACTCCGCATCGAAGGGAAGGACTACGTGATGCGCGACGGGGACACGTGTCATTTCCGGGTGGGGGGATAGGCAGGTCGCATAGGCAGGAAGGCCTCAGGCCCCAGGCATGAAGGTTACACATGGCGCTCATGTTTTCCTTAGGCCTTTCCGCCTGAGGCCTTCATGCCTTGCGCATCACCACGATCTCCCGCGCCACCTTTTGCCCCTTGCGTTCGTACAGGAACGTCCGTTCGATCGTGAATCCGATCGGAGCAAGGATGGTGTTCAAGGGGAGGCGCAGCTTCTGGGTGCCGCGCACGAAGGCCGGGAAGGCGATCGCGGCCCGCGCGCCCGGCTTCATCACGGCATGCACGCCGACGAGCATCTTTGCGTAGGACTGGCCCAAAACGGCCATGTTTTTTTGGATCGTCTCAAGCGTTTCGCGGCCGGTCATCGGCGGGCCGAGATACGTTTCACCGGCCACGGCGTCGACGGGATCCTTGAGAATCGCCGCGAGGTCGGCCGCGTCACAAACGTACACCGACACGCGCGAGGCGCGAGCCTCCGGGAATTCCTTGCGCACCCATTCGAGGTTGCGTCCCGTGTCCGCAGTCGCCTTTTTCGAGATGTCCGAAGCGATGACCGCCTTGAACCCCATCAGCATCGCCTCCATCGGAACCGTCCCGCTCCCGCAGAACGGATCAAGGAGCACAAGGCTCGCTACCCCTCTCCTCTCGGAGGAGAGGGCATGGGTGAGGTCCGCGCCCGTGCCCGTGGCGAGGTTCACGAGCGTGCGCGCGAGCTTGGGCGGGAGCATCCCGCTTTTCGCGTCGCGGCTGGGGCGCCCGAAGTCACGTTTCGACCATGCCTCGAAATCCTGGACCGCCTCGGTGCGCCCGACGAGGATCCCGTCCTTGGTGGCAACGAGTACGATGTCGCCGGCCTTTGCCTGCGTGGTCACTGCCACGCTCGAGAGCGTGTCGCCCTTCATCGTGACGACACGCACCTTGCGTCCTTCGGCCTCGAGCGTGCGTTTCACGGTCATCCCGATCTTGCTTGCCTCGC encodes the following:
- the ychF gene encoding redox-regulated ATPase YchF, producing MMLKVGIVGLPNVGKSTLFKTLTKKQVPCENFPFCTIEPNVGIVEVPDARLAALAKASNTAKIISAAIEFVDIAGIVKGASKGEGLGNKFLTNIRETDMILHVVRAFADPNVHHVDGAVDPKRDVETIETELALADIELVQKRLDGVRGKMKSGRTKELEKEESALAKLFAALEQGRMANAVELDEDEEKAVKGLLLLTRKPILFVLNVDEKAAADSSWTSPLGPERLSIPISVKIESEIMEMPVEDQKAFLTELGLSMSGLDRVIAKCYSMLGLITYFTSGEKETRAWTIPVGTKAPQAAGVIHTDFEKNFIRAEVTDWKDFVALGESGARDAGKLRIEGKDYVMRDGDTCHFRVGG